cgacacgtggtacacaagaaggggaacctgccgatgacatcacgtttcactaccgcgcggaaattaaaagggtaggtgactttggtcgcgggtggcacggtggtgtagtggttagcgctgtcgcctcacagcaagaaggtcctgggttcgagccccgtggccggcgaggacctttctgtgcggagtttgcatgttctccccgtgtccgcgtgggtttcctccgggtgctccggtttcccccacatgcaggttaggttaactggtgactctaaattgaccgtaggtgtgaatgtgaatggttgtctgtgtctatgtgtcagccctgtgatgacctggcaacttgtccagggtgtaccccgccttttgcctgtagtcagctgggataggctccagcttgcctgcgaccctgtagaacaggataaagcagctagagataatgagatgagactttggtcgcaaaattaatatacttgtcgttgtcaaaaaattatgtttgatatatcattttgaagctaaaagatttctctgtctagtcatgttgtcataaaatatattgtagaatacatccaatggtggaatgccactttaatAGCATTGCACAGACTCAAGTTGTCGCCTGTAATATTTCCTCCAGGTCCAGTAGGTGGCAGTGTTGAGCTGATTGCTAAATGCAGGTCacttgaagaagaagaggaagaagaagaagcaggaacTGAAGTTGTTGTTATGAGTAAGTCAGTAATGACATCATGGAATGAATGAGAGATTTAGTCCTTATCTGTATTAATGTTGTCTAGCGTGACTGTATTAGTATTATTTGTTATTAATATAGTGGTAATGTACATGTCGATGCGAAGACATTAGCAGGTGAGGTTTGTTGATAATCCTGTTGTACAGCCGGCTTGttgttttcacacatttgtccacTTTTATTTTCTGAACGCAAAACCTCTGAGAAGAGCTCAGATGGAAGTCAGCACGGCTCCGGTGTTCACCTTCGGCTTGATCGCTGATATTCAGTACGCCGATTTAAAGGACGGTTATAATTTCCACGGTACCCGGAAGCGTTATTACAGGAACAGCCTGCACCTGCTGAGGAATGCCATCAGGCACTGGAATGAAGAAGAGGTGAAGCCCAGCTTCATCCTGCAGCTCGGAGACATCATCGACGGCTTCAACAGGCAGCACGGCGCATCAGATGAAGCTCTGCAGAAGGTGATGGATGAATTCAGGAGCTGCTCGGCTCAGGTTCATCATGTGTGGGGCAACCACGAGTTCTACAACTTCACCAGGAGCGCCCTGTTCTCCTCTGCTCTTAACAGTACGGTCaaaggagaagaggagagagatgaCCAGATGGATGACGTCTACGCTTACCATTTCAGCCCTGTTCCCAAGTTCAGATTTGTAGTCCTGGACGCCTATGATCTGAGCATCATCGGCCGGGAGGAATCGTCTGAGAAGTACAGTCAGTCATTTGAGATCATCAAGGAGCACAATCCTAACGAGGAACTTAATCAACCTCCAGGTACCTGAATCTGCTCCGGAGGTGATGCTGGGGCTTTGTGAGAAAACCTTACCCTAGTCCTACAGTCcagttcctcatctcatctcattatctctagccgctttatcctgttctacagggtcgcaggcaagctggagcctatcccagctgactacgggcgaaaggcggggtacaccctggacaagtcgccaggtcatcacagggctgacacatagacacagacaaccattcacactcacattcacacctacggtcaatttagagtcaccagttaacctaacctgcatgtctttggactgtgggggaaaccggagcacccggaggaaacccacgcggacacggggagaacatgcaaactccgcacagaaaggccctcgccggccccggggctcgaacccaggaccttcttgctgtgaggcgactgcgctaaccactacaccaccgtgccgcccagtccagttcctgcttctttttttttttgatcattCGATCCTATCCGATGACACTTCTTCTACCTGACCATACAACagggtagcctgggaaatcccatgctgctttgcacaatcattccgatctgaaaagacagcatggaaactatggtctaaaggctcgcctgagttagggagccaatcagagagtggggaggggtggaaagacggtgacgcgtactactcgacaaacggaagcttgtagtttatttgggactgtttacggatcacatttaacatggcggcgagcgatacgaaccaaactttcgaccacgctttagacactgttctgaatagtttagagcgaaagtttgttttaaaaaaaagaacagtgtttggcgttacagtctttcgttgacacgaagacagatgcctttgccttgctcctgacagggtttggtaaaagtctcatttaccaactagcccccttagtggctaagcagatggggtttagccaaaccccggtcgttgcggtagtctcgccactgactgccttggtggaagaccaggtaaaggaggcaggcgatctcgggatttctgcggcacagcttggtccagagtaggaaaatgctatcaagagttgcctcttcgtcttcttcgtcgctctaactacgtcaccgggtacaactgccatgatttgccatgggctacgtatacgcctaatgatagacattcgcaacgtccaataaacgg
Above is a genomic segment from Neoarius graeffei isolate fNeoGra1 chromosome 14, fNeoGra1.pri, whole genome shotgun sequence containing:
- the adprm gene encoding manganese-dependent ADP-ribose/CDP-alcohol diphosphatase — translated: MEVSTAPVFTFGLIADIQYADLKDGYNFHGTRKRYYRNSLHLLRNAIRHWNEEEVKPSFILQLGDIIDGFNRQHGASDEALQKVMDEFRSCSAQVHHVWGNHEFYNFTRSALFSSALNSTVKGEEERDDQMDDVYAYHFSPVPKFRFVVLDAYDLSIIGREESSEKYSQSFEIIKEHNPNEELNQPPGFFPLDGRFVKFNGGFSQNQLDWLDRVLTSADEKGEKVTVVSHLPVHPFSTGSVCLAWNFDEILPLLHSHKSMVCFMAGHDHDGGYFVDSTGVHHLTVEGVIETPPSCDAFATVYVYEDKMILRGKGRIKDRVLMYR